CCTCTTCCTGATCCGGACGGCCATCTCCCGGCCTTCACCAAACCGTTGGAGGTTTAAATGAAACCGATTCCCAACCAAAATCCGCGGGCGCGGATCTGCGGCCGGCCGGCGCCGTTCCCGCTGCCCGCCGTCCTGATCGCGGCCTTCATTACGGTCCTCGCGACGGCCGCTCCGCTGGCGCAATCGCCTTTCTCCGTTCCGATGGTCGTCGACACCCTCTCCAACGGCCTCACGACGATCCTGGTCCCCTACGATACGCCGGGTGTCGTCGCCTACTGGACCGTTGTCCGCGCCGGATCCCGCAACGAGATCGAGCCCGGCCGAACAGGATACGCCCATCTGCTTGAGCACCTGATGTTCCGGGGCACAGAAAAATATCCGGCGGAAAAATACAACGAGGCGATCAGCTTGATGGGCGCCGACGCCAACGCCTTTACCGACGAGGATTGGACCGTCTACATCTGCACCATCCCCGCCGCCGAACTGCCCTGGATGATCGAAATTCAAGCCGACCGATTTCAAGACCTCGCCTACGATGAAGCCGGTTATGTTAAAGAGACCGGGGCCGTGCTTGGAGAGTTCAATATCGGGAAATCAGATCCTGGAACGCGGCTCGAAGAAAAGCTTCTTGAAACCGCCTTCATCCAGCACACCTACGGGCATACGGTCATGGGCTATGAAAACGACGTCAGGGATATGCCGGAAGGAATCGAATATAGCCGGCATTTCCATGATCTCTACTATTGCCCGAACAATTGCGCCGTCGTTATCACGGGCGATTTCTCGGTCGAAGCGGCAAAGAAGCTGATCCAGAAGCAGTATGGG
This sequence is a window from Candidatus Eisenbacteria bacterium. Protein-coding genes within it:
- a CDS encoding insulinase family protein, with amino-acid sequence MKPIPNQNPRARICGRPAPFPLPAVLIAAFITVLATAAPLAQSPFSVPMVVDTLSNGLTTILVPYDTPGVVAYWTVVRAGSRNEIEPGRTGYAHLLEHLMFRGTEKYPAEKYNEAISLMGADANAFTDEDWTVYICTIPAAELPWMIEIQADRFQDLAYDEAGYVKETGAVLGEFNIGKSDPGTRLEEKLLETAFIQHTYGHTVMGYENDVRDMPEGIEYSRHFHDLYYCPNNCAVVITGDFSVEAAKKLIQKQYGDWERCDAPPAPDPEPVQEEPRRSDVKWPGSTNPRLAVAFKIPEFHLDDTDAPALEIIQAIAFGPTSPFYQRWIEERLRAQKIEAEAARLVDPHLFIITMTLIDPADLEEARDDILNTLKDLAANPPSIEELAAVKRRLRYETAMRLETAGSVAYTLAQFYNLTGDPGSIYKYFTLLEQVMPEDIQRVAARYLIENQSTTVTLVSEEG